A region from the Wansuia hejianensis genome encodes:
- a CDS encoding helix-turn-helix transcriptional regulator, with amino-acid sequence MQYLNFNETKQHGTSNFPFEFYHVDSVHPRYIMNYHWHVEYEIIRVLEGELYMTLDEKGFSAAAGDIIFIHSGTLHSGTPSDCVYECLVFDLNIFMKHNPGCTPYIQRIIDRSALIYHHFSPKYEEIHRIIWNVFDAMSNKLSGYELITFGELYHFFGTVFSRHLYLEDVPQTRRDYKRIMQLKNVLDFIDNNYALPITLEQLSAAASMSPKYFCRFFYQMTHRTPIDYLNYQRIEHACYELATSENSVTDVAFNCGFNDLSYFIKTFKRYKGKTPGKYHA; translated from the coding sequence ATGCAATATTTAAACTTCAATGAGACAAAACAGCACGGCACATCCAACTTTCCCTTTGAATTCTACCATGTAGACAGCGTCCACCCCAGGTATATTATGAATTATCACTGGCATGTGGAATATGAAATTATCCGCGTCCTGGAGGGCGAGCTGTATATGACTCTGGATGAAAAGGGCTTTTCCGCCGCTGCGGGGGACATCATTTTCATTCACAGCGGCACTCTCCACTCCGGCACACCTTCAGACTGCGTTTATGAATGCCTGGTGTTCGACCTGAATATATTCATGAAACACAATCCCGGCTGCACTCCCTACATCCAGCGGATCATCGACAGATCCGCACTGATCTACCACCACTTCAGTCCCAAGTATGAAGAAATTCACCGGATCATCTGGAATGTATTTGATGCCATGTCTAATAAGCTGTCCGGCTATGAACTCATCACCTTCGGCGAGCTGTACCATTTCTTCGGAACCGTGTTTTCCAGACACTTGTACCTGGAAGACGTCCCGCAGACACGCCGGGACTACAAGCGGATCATGCAGCTGAAAAATGTTCTTGATTTTATAGATAACAACTACGCACTGCCAATCACTCTGGAACAGCTGTCGGCTGCCGCCTCCATGTCCCCCAAATATTTCTGCCGTTTTTTTTATCAGATGACTCACCGAACGCCGATTGATTATCTGAATTATCAACGGATTGAACACGCCTGTTACGAGCTGGCGACTTCCGAAAATTCTGTAACAGACGTAGCTTTTAACTGCGGTTTCAACGATTTAAGTTATTTCATCAAAACCTTTAAACGTTATAAAGGAAAAACTCCGGGAAAATATCACGCCTGA